The Candidatus Margulisiibacteriota bacterium region CACAACAAAAAATCATTATTGAACCGGTCTACTGTTTAGCTGATATTGATTCATTAGAGCTTTTATCAGTATTTTTTAAGTATTGGAAACCCTGGAAAGTATTAAATAAATAGTTTTATGGAAAATGAGTTAGTTCGTATTCAAAAATATTTCTCCAATCAGAAAATTTTATCCAGAAGAAAGACCGAAGAATACATTCAAAAAGGATGGATATTGCTTAATGGAAAGACTGTTACAGATTTAGGGACGAAAATTAATCCACTGTTAGACAAAGTTGAAATATCTCCCTTAGCTGATAAAGTTGAATATACCTATTTATTATTTAATAAACCATGGGGTGTCTTTACTAATTGCCCGGAAGACGGTTGTGAGCAGATAACAGATTTATTACCTAAAAAATATAGTCATTTGAGCAGTGTTGGTCGTTTGGATAAAGATTCTGAGGGATTGATCCTAATGACAGATGATGGGACAGTTGCTAACCATTTTTTGAACTCTGGAATAGAACATGAACGTGAATATGAAGTAACTATTGATACAATTCTGACTCAAGGCATGATTGATAAACTAGAGTCAGGAATTAGAATGATGGATATTGTCACTAAACCAGCCAAGGTTAACGTTTATTCTAAACAAAGATTTACTATAACTTTATCTGAAGGGAAGAATCGAC contains the following coding sequences:
- a CDS encoding pseudouridine synthase, with protein sequence MENELVRIQKYFSNQKILSRRKTEEYIQKGWILLNGKTVTDLGTKINPLLDKVEISPLADKVEYTYLLFNKPWGVFTNCPEDGCEQITDLLPKKYSHLSSVGRLDKDSEGLILMTDDGTVANHFLNSGIEHEREYEVTIDTILTQGMIDKLESGIRMMDIVTKPAKVNVYSKQRFTITLSEGKNRQIRRMLRKVGANVIKLTRISFAGLKLGDLRSGDYRLLNKSDLM